In Labrys wisconsinensis, a single genomic region encodes these proteins:
- a CDS encoding sugar ABC transporter substrate-binding protein has translation MTARFTRRQAGIAMLGAGAALALGSASSAGAAVKKIAVLPKTLINDVFQIKIAEAAEQAAARLGIPIERFASSSDVAVQDQINIIEALIARGEFGGIVLAATVARGLGNVVRKARQAGLYVVLVDSRTDGDDFVTVIQTDNVKAAGVGADYSARLIGEKGIVAMLEGEPGGETAAQRTQGFHEGIGKYPGIELVSSIGGHWTLPGGVEATEAIIAGHKDLDLIFAASDMMGVGARQVLDRAAKKAQASGDAAQARKFSDVRIVGFDGVAEAVRQIWAGKFSGTVAQRPDIMGSKAVEILAQLMRGEKTPADIPRRIDSGMMLVTPENVDAYAKEIGVEKA, from the coding sequence ATGACTGCCAGGTTCACGCGTCGTCAGGCCGGCATCGCGATGCTCGGGGCGGGCGCCGCGCTCGCCCTCGGATCGGCTTCGTCCGCCGGGGCGGCCGTCAAGAAGATCGCCGTCCTGCCGAAGACGCTGATCAACGACGTGTTCCAGATCAAGATCGCCGAGGCGGCCGAGCAGGCGGCGGCCAGGCTCGGCATCCCGATCGAACGGTTCGCCTCGAGCAGCGACGTCGCCGTCCAGGACCAGATCAACATCATCGAGGCGTTGATCGCCCGCGGCGAGTTCGGCGGCATCGTGCTGGCGGCCACCGTGGCCCGGGGACTCGGCAACGTGGTGCGCAAGGCCAGGCAGGCCGGCCTCTACGTGGTGCTCGTCGACAGCCGGACGGACGGCGACGACTTCGTCACGGTGATCCAGACCGACAACGTCAAGGCCGCAGGCGTCGGTGCCGATTACAGCGCCAGGCTGATCGGCGAGAAGGGCATCGTGGCGATGCTCGAGGGCGAGCCGGGCGGGGAGACTGCCGCGCAGCGGACGCAGGGGTTCCACGAGGGCATCGGCAAGTATCCGGGCATCGAGCTGGTGAGCTCGATCGGCGGCCACTGGACGCTGCCGGGCGGCGTGGAAGCGACGGAGGCCATCATTGCCGGCCACAAGGACCTCGACCTCATCTTCGCCGCGTCCGACATGATGGGGGTGGGCGCACGCCAGGTGCTCGACCGCGCGGCGAAGAAGGCGCAGGCGAGCGGCGATGCGGCGCAGGCCAGGAAGTTCTCCGACGTCAGGATCGTCGGCTTCGACGGCGTCGCCGAGGCGGTCCGGCAGATCTGGGCGGGGAAATTTTCCGGCACCGTCGCCCAGCGTCCCGACATCATGGGCAGCAAGGCGGTCGAGATCCTCGCCCAGCTCATGCGGGGGGAGAAGACGCCGGCCGACATTCCCAGGCGGATCGACTCCGGCATGATGCTGGTGACGCCCGAGAACGTCGACGCCTACGCCAAGGAGATCGGCGTGGAGAAGGCTTGA
- a CDS encoding ATP-binding cassette domain-containing protein, translating to MSLLSLRHISKQFGALFALDDVSVDFNAGEVVALLGDNGAGKSTLIKVISGTYVAESGEILLAGEKVAFASPRDALDAGIQTLFQDLALCDNLDVVANLFLGRELRRSVLPGLSFFDTARMRRRASELLRDLAVDLPSVDCKVRDLSGGQRQSVAIARAVNADCRIIIMDEPTAALGVAQTRKVLGLVRQLRDRGMAVIYITHNLHDVMDVCDRCVVMKNGRKIGEASTAAVGKDELANMIITGEIKPSAPASLQVRV from the coding sequence ATGTCTCTCCTGTCGCTTCGTCACATCAGCAAGCAGTTCGGGGCGCTCTTCGCCCTCGACGACGTATCCGTCGATTTCAACGCCGGCGAGGTCGTGGCGCTGCTCGGCGACAACGGCGCCGGCAAGTCGACCCTGATCAAGGTCATCTCCGGCACCTATGTCGCGGAAAGCGGCGAGATCCTCCTCGCCGGCGAGAAGGTCGCCTTCGCCTCGCCCCGGGACGCGCTCGACGCCGGCATCCAGACCCTGTTCCAGGACCTGGCCCTGTGCGACAACCTCGATGTCGTGGCCAACCTGTTCCTCGGGCGGGAACTGCGCCGGTCCGTCCTGCCCGGCTTGTCCTTCTTCGACACGGCGCGGATGCGCCGGCGGGCGAGCGAGCTTCTCCGCGACCTCGCCGTCGACCTGCCGAGCGTGGACTGCAAGGTCAGGGACCTCTCCGGCGGCCAGCGCCAGTCCGTGGCGATCGCCAGGGCCGTCAACGCCGATTGCCGGATCATCATCATGGACGAGCCCACCGCCGCCCTCGGCGTCGCGCAGACGCGCAAGGTGCTCGGCCTCGTCCGGCAGCTGCGCGACCGCGGCATGGCGGTGATCTACATCACCCACAACCTGCACGACGTCATGGACGTCTGCGACCGCTGCGTCGTGATGAAGAATGGCCGCAAGATCGGGGAAGCCTCGACCGCGGCCGTCGGCAAGGACGAGCTGGCCAACATGATCATCACCGGCGAGATCAAGCCCTCCGCGCCGGCATCCCTCCAGGTTCGGGTGTAG
- a CDS encoding ABC transporter permease, with protein MSNALSSKWAESGGLSAPFWRLFDRVGPLLLLATIILAVTAIRPSFLTSANLMTIGLQASVNALLAIGQTLVIVSGGIELSVGTMMSLSMVVMAFSTLTFGVPMPLSMMIAVLFGVAGGAINGFLVAYGRIPAFIATLGMLGIAQGTALKLSGGYAMYGFPDWFDFIGNGELVGIPFPIWIVATVAVLAHYLFTQRPMGRYAFAMGASEESVRRAGVDVRRLKLRIYMACGVTVGCAAIVLASRIDSAHPGIGLGYELDAIAASVIGGASLMGGRGSVLGAISGALVMATIRFALNLFGMEPFLQQIVVGVVLIGAVYLDTVRVAQEERRTKVRARHH; from the coding sequence ATGTCCAACGCGCTTTCCAGCAAATGGGCCGAGAGCGGCGGCCTGTCGGCGCCGTTCTGGCGCCTGTTCGACCGGGTCGGCCCGCTCCTGCTGCTCGCGACCATCATCCTGGCCGTCACCGCGATCCGGCCGAGCTTCCTCACCAGCGCGAACCTGATGACCATCGGCCTGCAGGCCTCGGTCAACGCGCTGCTCGCCATCGGCCAGACCCTGGTGATCGTGTCCGGCGGCATCGAGCTGTCGGTCGGGACGATGATGTCGCTGTCGATGGTGGTCATGGCTTTCTCGACCCTCACCTTCGGCGTGCCGATGCCCCTGAGCATGATGATCGCGGTGCTGTTCGGCGTGGCCGGCGGCGCGATCAACGGTTTCCTCGTCGCTTACGGCCGGATTCCGGCCTTCATCGCCACGCTGGGGATGCTCGGCATCGCGCAGGGGACGGCCCTGAAGCTCTCCGGCGGCTATGCCATGTACGGCTTCCCCGACTGGTTCGACTTCATCGGCAACGGCGAGCTCGTCGGCATTCCCTTCCCGATCTGGATCGTGGCGACCGTGGCGGTCCTGGCGCATTACCTCTTCACCCAGCGGCCGATGGGGCGCTACGCCTTCGCCATGGGAGCGAGCGAGGAGAGCGTCCGGCGCGCCGGCGTCGACGTGCGGCGGCTGAAGCTCCGGATCTACATGGCTTGCGGGGTTACGGTGGGCTGCGCGGCGATCGTCCTCGCCTCGCGCATCGACTCCGCCCATCCCGGCATCGGCCTCGGCTACGAGCTCGACGCCATCGCCGCCTCGGTGATCGGCGGAGCCAGCCTGATGGGCGGGCGCGGCAGCGTCCTCGGCGCCATCAGCGGCGCGCTGGTCATGGCGACCATCCGCTTCGCGCTGAACCTCTTCGGCATGGAGCCGTTCCTGCAGCAGATCGTCGTCGGCGTCGTTCTCATCGGCGCCGTCTACCTCGACACGGTCCGCGTCGCGCAGGAGGAGCGCCGCACCAAGGTCCGCGCCCGCCACCATTGA
- a CDS encoding Gfo/Idh/MocA family protein, protein MNSDILAKLGRRLRLGMVGGGFDSVIGETHRIAFQADGFYDLVAGAFSIDREVARRTAAALLVGGDRLYDDYREMARREAARADGIDVVVIATPPQIHQEVAVAFLSAGIDVICEKPMTRTVAQAEELAAIVAASGRLFVLTHCYSGFPMVRHARDLVRSGALGRLRMIEAEFAGGAPGVAVEPADPAERHWRFRAASMGPEAILGEVGSHAHHLMGYVSGLRPNRICARMQTFAAGREVYDNAYLAFDYPDGAVGRLWASYVAVGTQHGLSLRIYGETAALEWREEDAEYLRLRPLHGPETVLRSGQDGTSDLVARSARFRPGHPEGYPLAFANLYAEAASALVAMRTGGDPSAFTAHLPTVFDGLEGMRMIAGAAASNREDARWQPL, encoded by the coding sequence ATGAACTCGGACATCCTGGCAAAGCTCGGCCGGCGCCTGCGCCTGGGCATGGTCGGCGGCGGTTTCGACTCGGTGATCGGCGAGACCCATCGCATCGCCTTCCAGGCCGACGGCTTCTATGACCTCGTGGCCGGCGCCTTCTCGATCGACCGCGAGGTCGCCCGGCGGACCGCCGCCGCCCTCCTCGTCGGCGGCGACCGGCTCTACGACGATTACCGCGAGATGGCGCGACGCGAGGCCGCCCGGGCCGACGGGATCGACGTGGTGGTCATCGCGACGCCGCCGCAGATCCATCAGGAGGTCGCTGTCGCCTTCCTCTCCGCCGGCATCGATGTGATCTGTGAGAAGCCGATGACCCGCACCGTGGCGCAGGCGGAAGAGCTGGCCGCCATCGTCGCCGCCTCCGGACGGCTGTTCGTCCTGACCCATTGCTATTCCGGCTTCCCCATGGTCCGCCACGCCCGCGACCTCGTGCGATCCGGAGCGCTCGGGCGGCTGCGCATGATCGAGGCCGAATTCGCCGGCGGCGCGCCGGGCGTCGCGGTCGAGCCGGCCGACCCGGCGGAGCGGCATTGGCGCTTCCGGGCCGCCTCGATGGGGCCGGAGGCGATCCTCGGCGAGGTCGGGTCGCATGCGCACCATCTCATGGGCTACGTCAGCGGGCTGCGGCCGAACCGCATCTGCGCCCGCATGCAGACCTTCGCGGCGGGCCGCGAGGTCTACGACAATGCCTATCTCGCGTTCGACTACCCCGATGGCGCCGTCGGCCGGCTGTGGGCGAGCTATGTCGCGGTCGGCACCCAGCACGGCCTGTCCCTCCGGATCTACGGCGAGACGGCCGCGCTCGAATGGCGGGAGGAGGATGCCGAGTATCTCCGGCTGCGCCCGCTGCACGGGCCGGAGACGGTGCTGCGGTCGGGCCAGGACGGCACGTCCGACCTCGTCGCGCGCTCGGCCCGCTTCCGGCCGGGCCATCCGGAAGGCTATCCTCTGGCCTTCGCCAACCTCTACGCCGAGGCTGCGTCCGCGCTCGTCGCCATGCGCACGGGTGGCGATCCCTCCGCCTTCACAGCCCATCTGCCGACGGTCTTCGACGGGCTCGAGGGCATGCGCATGATCGCCGGCGCCGCGGCCTCGAACCGGGAGGATGCGCGCTGGCAGCCCCTGTGA
- a CDS encoding GntR family transcriptional regulator, translating to MQTDQILSAIEEDIVFGVLPPQSRLVEERLAERFEAKRHTIREVFAILEDLGLVVRVPNKGAVVTELTPAEVRDIYDVREILETSAALRTRLPAPAAVIEAMTGIQERHAAAVANEDFRSVFHLNIDFHREQYSACANRQLVQTIADYARKAHLIRAIKYGDRAHMAKVVAQHWAIIDAMKGSDHDRLVQLIRDHLPGSPEEYIRSYEIRYGRHPREMHAAGA from the coding sequence ATGCAGACAGACCAGATCTTGAGCGCCATCGAGGAGGACATCGTGTTCGGCGTCCTCCCGCCGCAGTCGCGCCTGGTGGAGGAGCGCCTGGCGGAACGCTTCGAGGCCAAGCGGCACACGATCCGCGAGGTCTTCGCGATCTTGGAGGATCTCGGCCTCGTCGTGCGCGTCCCCAACAAGGGAGCGGTCGTGACCGAGCTGACGCCGGCCGAGGTGCGGGACATCTACGACGTGCGGGAGATCCTCGAAACCAGCGCGGCCCTGCGCACGCGCCTGCCGGCGCCGGCGGCGGTGATCGAGGCGATGACCGGGATCCAGGAGCGGCATGCCGCGGCCGTCGCGAACGAGGACTTCCGGTCGGTCTTCCATCTGAACATCGACTTCCACCGCGAGCAATATTCGGCCTGCGCGAACCGCCAGCTGGTCCAGACGATCGCCGACTACGCGCGCAAGGCGCATCTGATCCGCGCCATCAAATATGGCGACCGGGCCCATATGGCGAAGGTGGTCGCGCAGCACTGGGCGATCATCGACGCGATGAAGGGAAGCGACCACGATCGGCTCGTCCAGCTGATCCGGGACCACCTGCCGGGATCGCCGGAGGAGTACATCCGCAGCTACGAGATCCGTTATGGCCGCCATCCCCGGGAGATGCACGCGGCAGGCGCGTGA
- a CDS encoding HpcH/HpaI aldolase family protein: protein MRTNGLRAVWNEGRYALNAWLSIGSSYSAEVLAHLPYDAVTVDLQHGMFDFETALAMLQAISTTDAVPLVRVPENAAWLIQKVLDMGAYGVICPMIDTREACEAFVQAVRYPPLGKRSFGPARGLLYGGGDYAARANETVLSWAMIETETALANLDAIASVEGLSGLYIGPSDLSMTLEGEVASPLSPRVVREVGRIAAVAHGHGLRVGTFCPDVAFARDMVALGCDLMTVMNDAGLLRKATGALMEELHFARSGRQLVDAP from the coding sequence ATGCGCACGAACGGTCTGCGCGCCGTCTGGAACGAAGGACGTTACGCGCTGAACGCCTGGCTTTCGATCGGGTCGAGCTACAGCGCCGAAGTCCTGGCGCATCTGCCCTATGACGCGGTCACGGTCGACCTGCAGCACGGGATGTTCGATTTCGAGACGGCGCTGGCGATGCTGCAGGCCATCTCGACGACCGATGCCGTGCCGCTGGTGCGCGTGCCTGAGAATGCCGCCTGGCTCATCCAGAAGGTGCTGGACATGGGCGCCTATGGGGTCATCTGCCCGATGATCGACACGCGGGAGGCCTGCGAAGCCTTCGTCCAGGCGGTCCGCTACCCCCCGCTGGGCAAGCGCAGCTTCGGCCCGGCGCGCGGCCTGCTCTATGGCGGCGGCGACTATGCCGCCCGGGCCAACGAGACGGTGCTGTCCTGGGCCATGATCGAAACCGAGACGGCCTTGGCCAACCTCGACGCGATCGCGTCGGTCGAGGGGCTCAGCGGCCTCTATATCGGGCCGAGCGACCTGTCCATGACGCTGGAGGGAGAGGTCGCAAGCCCGCTCTCGCCGCGGGTCGTCCGGGAGGTGGGCCGCATCGCGGCCGTGGCGCACGGGCACGGCCTGCGGGTCGGCACCTTCTGTCCCGACGTCGCCTTCGCCCGCGACATGGTGGCGCTCGGCTGCGACCTGATGACGGTCATGAACGATGCGGGCCTGCTGCGCAAGGCGACGGGAGCGCTGATGGAGGAATTGCACTTCGCCCGCAGCGGCCGGCAGCTCGTCGACGCCCCTTAG